One genomic region from Gemmatimonadaceae bacterium encodes:
- a CDS encoding SDR family NAD(P)-dependent oxidoreductase, giving the protein MAEGGAGATQKPAPKKGRATTRDRDCYLEGQHAVVTGASRGIGAAIAAALARRGASLTLMSRSVAKMERKAEIIRTDCGATVTVAECDVTDDMSVRAAFKGAVAANGPIRLLINNAGAADGAPFAKMTRDIWDRMIAVNLTSIYACSAEVIPGMLAAKQGRIVNIASTAGLRGYKTMTAYCAAKHGVVGLTRALALETAKHGITVNAVCPGYTDTQLTDGSVEKLAEVFKTTKEEARAMLVRTIPRGSLIRPEEVASAVSWLCSPEASAVTGIALPIAGGEIV; this is encoded by the coding sequence ATGGCCGAAGGAGGGGCAGGAGCGACGCAAAAACCGGCGCCGAAAAAGGGCCGAGCTACGACCAGAGACCGTGACTGCTACCTCGAGGGGCAGCACGCTGTCGTCACAGGAGCAAGCCGGGGCATTGGAGCTGCAATCGCGGCTGCACTCGCCCGTCGGGGCGCGAGCCTGACGCTGATGTCCCGCTCCGTCGCCAAAATGGAGCGAAAAGCAGAGATTATTCGGACCGACTGCGGCGCGACCGTCACCGTGGCTGAGTGTGACGTCACCGATGACATGTCCGTGCGGGCTGCTTTCAAGGGAGCCGTCGCAGCGAACGGACCGATACGTCTGCTGATCAACAACGCCGGGGCCGCGGACGGTGCGCCATTCGCCAAAATGACGCGTGACATCTGGGACAGGATGATCGCGGTCAATCTGACGAGCATCTATGCGTGCAGCGCGGAGGTGATTCCGGGCATGCTGGCCGCAAAGCAGGGCCGAATCGTGAACATCGCGTCCACGGCCGGTCTCCGTGGATACAAGACGATGACCGCGTACTGTGCGGCAAAGCACGGCGTCGTGGGGTTGACTCGCGCACTGGCGCTCGAGACGGCGAAACATGGCATCACCGTGAACGCTGTTTGTCCCGGCTACACCGACACGCAGCTGACCGACGGCTCAGTCGAGAAGCTGGCCGAGGTGTTCAAGACTACTAAGGAGGAGGCGCGGGCAATGCTCGTGCGGACGATTCCGCGCGGATCACTCATCCGGCCTGAGGAAGTCGCGAGTGCGGTGTCGTGGCTGTGCAGCCCGGAGGCCAGCGCGGTCACGGGAATTGCGCTTCCGATTGCCGGAGGGGAGATCGTTTGA
- a CDS encoding enoyl-CoA hydratase family protein has protein sequence MTPTIAAATLQPKHFAWEVADGIATITLNRPERKNPLTLESYRELTDTFLALQHVNDVRVVVITGAGGNFCSGGDVHDIIGRLVEMKQAGDRRGLLAFTQMTGDLVKAMRACPQPIVAAVDGVCVGAGAILAMASDLRYGTTRSKVAFLFVRVGLSGADMGACAILPRIIGFGRAAELLYLGRTMTGDEAERWGFYNRVCAPEDLLGDALELATTLASGPTAAHAITKRCLHDEWSMKIDEALDYEAQLQAQCMMTEDFERAYHAFIVKKKPVFEGN, from the coding sequence TTGACGCCGACAATTGCCGCCGCCACGCTGCAGCCGAAGCATTTTGCGTGGGAAGTTGCGGATGGGATTGCCACGATCACGCTCAACCGTCCGGAGCGAAAAAATCCGCTGACGCTCGAGTCGTACCGCGAGCTCACCGACACGTTTCTTGCGCTGCAGCACGTAAACGATGTTCGCGTGGTGGTGATCACCGGCGCCGGCGGGAACTTCTGCAGCGGTGGCGACGTGCACGACATAATCGGGCGGCTCGTCGAGATGAAGCAGGCGGGCGACCGGCGCGGACTGCTCGCGTTTACGCAGATGACCGGAGATCTCGTGAAGGCAATGCGTGCTTGCCCGCAGCCTATTGTCGCGGCGGTCGATGGAGTTTGCGTCGGCGCGGGTGCGATCCTCGCAATGGCCAGCGACCTTCGCTACGGCACCACGCGCAGCAAAGTCGCGTTCCTTTTCGTCAGAGTCGGGCTCTCCGGTGCCGACATGGGCGCGTGCGCGATACTTCCGCGAATCATCGGCTTTGGTCGCGCAGCCGAGCTGCTGTACCTCGGTCGAACGATGACTGGAGATGAGGCCGAGCGGTGGGGCTTCTATAATAGGGTATGCGCGCCCGAAGACCTCCTCGGCGACGCACTCGAGCTCGCTACCACGCTTGCCAGCGGACCGACCGCCGCACATGCGATCACGAAGCGCTGCCTGCACGACGAGTGGTCGATGAAAATCGACGAAGCGCTCGACTACGAGGCGCAGCTGCAGGCGCAGTGCATGATGACTGAGGATTTCGAGCGGGCGTACCACGCGTTCATCGTCAAGAAAAAGCCGGTGTTCGAGGGAAATTGA
- a CDS encoding bifunctional salicylyl-CoA 5-hydroxylase/oxidoreductase, whose product MKVEIIGGGPAGLYTALLLAQADASHQITVLERNRADDTFGWGVVFSDQTLENFHAADEPTFRAITDNFAHWDDIDVFIHGRRITSGGHGFSGIARKKLLNILQTRAADLGVQLRFCENADPADLTGSADLIVAADGINSAIRKQYAEAFKPDLDARTARYVWFGTTFPFDAFTFYFVENEHGVFQAHCYRFDEKLSTFIVECDEKSWHSAGFDKMDTPQSIAACEAMFAEWLDGHPLISNAAHRASSPWTTFVRVRNEHWFHKNIVLIGDAAHTAHFSIGSGTKLAMEDAIALARCVSESAALPNALETYQNERMTEALRLQNAARNSMEWFEHVKRYVHLPPEQFAYSLLTRSQRVSHENLRLRDSTYVSEVERWFASRASMKMDPTDLNGSEAGRLDQEHHPAGTRGSRWTRPRKSPDENPPPPMFTPFRLRGMTLSNRIIVSPMDMYSARDGTPNDFHLVHLGARSIGGAALLMTEMVCVSAEGRISLGCTGLYSDEHLTWWRRIVDFVHEYSDAKICLQLGHSGRKGSTCLPWEEGDDIPIPEGGWETIGPSAIPYAVTMPAPREMTRADMERVRDEFVRSTRMAVRAGFDMIELHCAHGYLMSSFLTPVSNHRSDEHGGSLKNRLRFPLEVFTAMRAEWPEEKPMSVRVSATDWVEDGLSADESVAIAQALVDAGADIIHVSTGQTTTEAKPVFGRLWQTPYSDRIRNEARVPTIAVGNITEADQVNSIIAAGRADLVAIGRPHLADPQWTLHAAAQLGFSGMRWPVQYYLGRVQLEREVQRAKEMAESATTTRKA is encoded by the coding sequence TTGAAAGTCGAAATCATCGGCGGCGGGCCGGCGGGTCTGTACACGGCGCTGCTTCTCGCGCAGGCGGATGCGTCACATCAGATAACGGTCCTCGAGCGCAATCGAGCCGACGACACGTTCGGCTGGGGAGTGGTCTTCTCCGACCAGACGCTCGAGAACTTCCATGCCGCCGATGAGCCGACGTTTCGCGCGATCACCGACAACTTCGCGCACTGGGACGACATCGATGTCTTCATTCACGGCCGGCGAATTACCTCTGGTGGCCACGGCTTCAGCGGAATCGCTCGCAAGAAGCTGCTCAACATCCTTCAGACGCGTGCCGCCGACCTTGGCGTTCAGCTGCGCTTCTGCGAAAACGCGGATCCCGCGGATCTGACCGGTAGCGCGGATCTGATCGTAGCCGCCGACGGAATCAACAGCGCTATTCGCAAACAATACGCTGAGGCTTTCAAGCCGGACCTCGACGCACGGACCGCTCGCTACGTCTGGTTCGGAACGACGTTTCCCTTCGACGCCTTCACTTTCTACTTCGTAGAGAACGAGCACGGCGTCTTTCAGGCACACTGCTACCGCTTCGATGAGAAGCTCTCGACGTTCATCGTCGAGTGCGACGAGAAGTCGTGGCACTCGGCCGGCTTCGACAAGATGGACACGCCGCAGTCCATCGCCGCCTGCGAGGCGATGTTCGCCGAATGGCTCGATGGTCATCCTCTCATCTCGAACGCCGCGCATCGGGCGAGCTCTCCCTGGACGACCTTTGTCCGCGTCCGGAACGAGCATTGGTTCCATAAGAACATCGTTCTGATTGGTGATGCAGCGCACACCGCACATTTCTCCATTGGCTCGGGGACCAAGCTCGCAATGGAAGATGCCATCGCGTTGGCGCGATGCGTCTCGGAGAGTGCTGCCCTGCCGAATGCGCTCGAGACTTACCAGAACGAGCGGATGACTGAAGCTCTTCGACTCCAGAACGCTGCGCGCAACTCCATGGAATGGTTCGAGCACGTCAAACGTTACGTGCATCTGCCGCCTGAACAGTTTGCTTATAGCCTACTCACTCGAAGTCAGCGGGTGAGTCACGAGAATCTCCGGCTGCGGGATTCGACTTACGTCAGTGAGGTAGAACGATGGTTTGCCTCTCGCGCCTCTATGAAAATGGATCCAACGGATCTGAACGGATCAGAGGCGGGAAGGCTGGACCAAGAGCATCATCCTGCCGGTACCCGCGGCTCGAGATGGACGCGGCCCCGGAAGAGCCCGGACGAGAATCCACCGCCGCCCATGTTCACGCCGTTTCGGCTGCGCGGCATGACGCTCTCCAATCGGATCATCGTATCGCCGATGGACATGTACTCCGCCCGCGACGGCACGCCAAATGATTTTCACCTCGTCCATCTCGGCGCACGATCTATTGGCGGGGCAGCACTCCTCATGACCGAGATGGTTTGTGTTTCCGCCGAAGGGCGGATCTCACTTGGCTGTACCGGGCTGTACTCAGACGAACACCTCACCTGGTGGCGGCGCATTGTGGATTTCGTTCACGAGTACTCCGACGCGAAGATCTGCCTCCAGCTCGGACATTCGGGCCGGAAGGGATCGACATGTCTCCCGTGGGAAGAAGGTGACGACATTCCGATTCCTGAAGGCGGATGGGAGACGATCGGCCCATCGGCTATTCCCTATGCTGTCACCATGCCTGCTCCGCGTGAGATGACGCGGGCCGACATGGAGCGGGTTCGCGACGAGTTTGTGCGCTCGACGCGCATGGCCGTCCGTGCCGGCTTCGACATGATCGAGCTCCACTGCGCGCACGGGTACCTCATGTCGAGCTTTCTGACGCCAGTGAGCAATCATCGCTCGGATGAACACGGCGGCTCCCTGAAGAACCGGCTCAGGTTTCCGCTCGAGGTCTTCACGGCAATGCGCGCGGAGTGGCCGGAGGAAAAACCGATGTCGGTGCGAGTGTCTGCAACTGACTGGGTGGAGGACGGACTCAGCGCCGACGAGTCGGTCGCCATTGCCCAGGCGCTGGTCGATGCAGGCGCGGACATCATTCACGTCTCCACGGGCCAAACGACGACCGAGGCGAAGCCCGTATTCGGCCGACTGTGGCAGACTCCGTACAGCGATCGCATCCGCAACGAGGCACGAGTTCCGACGATCGCCGTTGGCAACATCACCGAAGCCGACCAGGTGAACTCGATCATAGCTGCAGGCCGAGCCGATCTTGTCGCGATCGGCAGACCCCATCTGGCTGATCCCCAGTGGACACTCCATGCTGCTGCGCAGCTGGGCTTCTCGGGGATGCGTTGGCCGGTGCAGTATTACCTTGGCCGAGTGCAGCTGGAGCGTGAGGTGCAGCGGGCGAAGGAAATGGCGGAGAGCGCAACTACGACACGGAAAGCATAG